The Xyrauchen texanus isolate HMW12.3.18 chromosome 38, RBS_HiC_50CHRs, whole genome shotgun sequence genome window below encodes:
- the usp16 gene encoding ubiquitin carboxyl-terminal hydrolase 16 isoform X1 translates to MGKKKGKDRSPRGDSNTDIAGISCTHIRKGIDQSLLKKAGLNEHWSLCQDCEPEKADEISEDDIHKESPAMWMCLKCGHRGCGRSSENQHAIKHYETPRSDPHCLVLSLDVWSVWCYICDEEVQYSSTGQLAQLVTNIRKQALADPGKKTTNRKSKKEESVLENSAEQTLEEEKGNKENQKTNSKHDDSPKKFKPATTEGSGVVSVKGLSNLGNTCFFNAVVQNLSQTQLLRHLLNQITDEESHRLAITPALSSDLEPLQIQLERPRSLTLAMCELLNEIQETKKGVVTPKELFTQVCTKAARFKGFQQQDSQELLRYLLDGMRAEEVKRVNLGILDALKNAGKILEAEQAKKVIKEYEKNGAPKNFVDQVFGGEMTSTVMCKECRTLSLVTEIFLDLSLPVADESYRKKNQKKVVQHCSSVNEDSDEANTTSLVNGSEDMPTGAGSKYQQKKAKKQAKKQAKNQKRQQKLGSKVTLDALTNQNAASSTDPADVPVQSVLANGSADVETGGKTQEDLSQSSTSNTSAEEHEKPPTLSQKDDNDEEPEEEPATSGNNRFTALSEDQDYEDMSVEGEKGEEVNEVEGGVAEDRLVEELNTLSLNATSEGYQSETENGDDALEDAKEYTVINRDPELAFKSMATRSAPEKQECSVESCLYQFTEVEHLAEKNRLMCVTCTKQQTGPNTSTGCKKAVYRDALKQMLISSPPPVLTLHLKRFQQVAYSVCKVNRHVQFPQILDLAPFCSLNCKGVKEGETQVLYSLYGIVEHSGTMRSGHYTAYVKSRPSTQNFLENGSTAISGNGEASKGSWFHISDSSVQQVTEAKVQSSQAYLLFYERIS, encoded by the exons ATGGGTAAAAAGAAGGGAAAAGATAGAAGTCCCAGAGGAGACAGTAACACTGACATAGCAG GGATTTCCTGCACTCACATCCGTAAAGGAATAGACCAAAGCTTACTGAAGAAAGCTGGTTTGAATGAACACTGGAGTTTGTGTCAGGACTGTGAACCAGAGAAAGCAGATGAGATATCAGAAGATGACATTCATAAAGAAAGTCCTGCCATGTGGATGTGTCTGAAATGTGGCCACAGA GGTTGTGGGAGATCTTCGGAGAATCAACATGCGATCAAACACTACGAGACCCCACGATCTGACCCGCACTGTTTAGTGCTGAGTCTGGACGTCTGGAGTGTCTG GTGTTATATctgtgatgaagaagttcagtattCCAGCACGGGGCAGCTGGCACAGCTGGTAACAAACATTAGAAAACAAGCTCTGGCAGATCCCGGCAAGAAAACCACCAACAGGA AGAGTAAGAAGGAAGAGAGTGTATTGGAGAATTCTGCTGAGCAGACACTGGAAGAAGAAAAAGGGAACAAAGAGAACCAAAAGACCAACTCAAAACACGACGACAGTCCCAAAAAGTTTAAACCAGCCACTACAGAGGGTTCTGGTGTCGTGTCTGTCAAGGGTCTCAGTAATCTGGGCAACACCTGTTTCTTCAATGCAGTTGTGCAG AATTTATCGCAGACGCAACTTTTGAGACATTTGTTGAACCAGATTACAGATGAGGAGAGCCACCGTCTCGCCATCACACCTGCACTGTCCTCTGACCTG GAGCCTCTTCAGATCCAGCTGGAAAGGCCCAGGTCTCTCACACTGGCTATGTGTGAGCTGCTGAATGAAATCCAGGAGACCAAGAAAGGTGTCGTGACCCCTAAAGAACTCTTCACGCAAGTGTGTACAAA AGCGGCACGGTTTAAAGGCTTTCAGCAGCAGGACAGCCAGGAGTTGCTGCGATACCttctggatggcatgagggcggaGGAAGTGAAA AGAGTAAATTTAGGAATTTTGGATGCTTTGAAAAACGCTGGCAAAATCTTGGAAGCTGAGCAGGCGAAGAAGGTTATAAAAG AGTATGAGAAAAATGGTGCACCAAAGAACTTTGTGGACCAGGTGTTTGGTGGAGAGATGACCAGCACGGTGATGTGTAAAGAGTGCAGAACTTTGTCTCTAGTGACTGAGATTTTTTTGGATCTTTCACTTCCTGTAGCTGATGAG TCTTACAGGAAGAAGAATCAGAAGAAAGTCGTCCAGCATTGCAGCAGCGTCAATGAGGATAGTGACGAGGCCAATACGACTTCTCTGGTCAATGGGAGTGAAGACATGCCAACTGGAGCAGGAAGCAAGTACCAGCAGAAGAAAGCCAAGAAACAGGCCAAAAAACAAGCCAAG AATCAGAAACGACAGCAGAAACTGGGCAGTAAGGTCACTCTGGATGCCCTGACCAATCAGAACGCAGCCAGCAGCACAGATCCAGCGGACGTTCCTGTTCAGAGTGTGTTAGCGAATGGGAGCGCTGATGTAGAAACAGGCGGAAAAACCCAAGAGGATTTGAGCCAATCATCCACTTCGAACACTTCAGCAGAGGAACACGAGAAACCGCCCACACTCTCACAAAAAGATGACAATGATGAGGAACCTGAAGAAGAACCTGCAACTTCAGGCAACAACCGCTTTACTGCTTTATCAGAAGACCAAGACTATGAAGATATGTCTGTGGaaggagaaaaaggggaggaagTGAACGAAGTGGAGGGTGGTGTTGCAGAGGATCGGTTAGTTGAAGAACTGAATACCTTGTCACTAAATGCAACTTCAGAAGGATATCAAAGTGAGACGGAGAATGGAGATGATGCCTTGGAGGATGCTAAGGAATACACAGTGATCAATCGGGATCCTGAGCTTGCGTTTAAATCGATGGCCACCAGGTCGGCGCCAGAGAAGCAGGAGTGCTCGGTGGAGTCCTGTCTATACCAGTTCACTGAGGTGGAACATCTTGCCGAGAAAAACAGGCTGATGTGTGTAACCTGTACAAAACAACAGACTGGACCTAACACCTCAACCG GTTGTAAGAAAGCAGTTTACAGGGATGCACTAAAGCAGATGCTGATCTCCTCTCCTCCACCAGTGCTTACTCTTCACCTGAAAAGATTCCAACAG GTTGCATATAGTGTTTGTAAGGTGAATCGACACGTTCAGTTCCCTCAAATACTTGAtttggcgccattctgctccTTAAACTGCAAG GGTGTAAAAGAAGGCGAGACACAAGTGCTGTACAGCCTTTATGGTATAGTGGAACATAGTGGCACAATGCGCTCTGGACACTACACAGCATATGTCAAATCACGACCTTCCACACAGAACTTTCTAGAAAACGGATCTACTGCTATTT CAGGTAACGGTGAGGCCAGTAAAGGATCCTGGTTCCACATAAGCGACAGCAGCGTCCAACAGGTTACAGAGGCCAAAGTGCAGAGTTCTCAAGCCTACCTCCTGTTCTACGAGAGGATCTCATAA
- the usp16 gene encoding ubiquitin carboxyl-terminal hydrolase 16 isoform X2, with translation MGKKKGKDRSPRGDSNTDIAGISCTHIRKGIDQSLLKKAGLNEHWSLCQDCEPEKADEISEDDIHKESPAMWMCLKCGHRGCGRSSENQHAIKHYETPRSDPHCLVLSLDVWSVWCYICDEEVQYSSTGQLAQLVTNIRKQALADPGKKTTNRKSKKEESVLENSAEQTLEEEKGNKENQKTNSKHDDSPKKFKPATTEGSGVVSVKGLSNLGNTCFFNAVVQNLSQTQLLRHLLNQITDEESHRLAITPALSSDLEPLQIQLERPRSLTLAMCELLNEIQETKKGVVTPKELFTQVCTKAARFKGFQQQDSQELLRYLLDGMRAEEVKRVNLGILDALKNAGKILEAEQAKKVIKEYEKNGAPKNFVDQVFGGEMTSTVMCKECRTLSLVTEIFLDLSLPVADESYRKKNQKKVVQHCSSVNEDSDEANTTSLVNGSEDMPTGAGSKYQQKKAKKQAKKQAKNQKRQQKLGSKVTLDALTNQNAASSTDPADVPVQSVLANGSADVETGGKTQEDLSQSSTSNTSAEEHEKPPTLSQKDDNDEEPEEEPATSGNNRFTALSEDQDYEDMSVEGEKGEEVNEVEGGVAEDRLVEELNTLSLNATSEGYQSETENGDDALEDAKEYTVINRDPELAFKSMATRSAPEKQECSVESCLYQFTEVEHLAEKNRLMCVTCTKQQTGPNTSTGCKKAVYRDALKQMLISSPPPVLTLHLKRFQQVAYSVCKVNRHVQFPQILDLAPFCSLNCKGVKEGETQVLYSLYGIVEHSGTMRSGHYTAYVKSRPSTQNFLENGSTAICNGEASKGSWFHISDSSVQQVTEAKVQSSQAYLLFYERIS, from the exons ATGGGTAAAAAGAAGGGAAAAGATAGAAGTCCCAGAGGAGACAGTAACACTGACATAGCAG GGATTTCCTGCACTCACATCCGTAAAGGAATAGACCAAAGCTTACTGAAGAAAGCTGGTTTGAATGAACACTGGAGTTTGTGTCAGGACTGTGAACCAGAGAAAGCAGATGAGATATCAGAAGATGACATTCATAAAGAAAGTCCTGCCATGTGGATGTGTCTGAAATGTGGCCACAGA GGTTGTGGGAGATCTTCGGAGAATCAACATGCGATCAAACACTACGAGACCCCACGATCTGACCCGCACTGTTTAGTGCTGAGTCTGGACGTCTGGAGTGTCTG GTGTTATATctgtgatgaagaagttcagtattCCAGCACGGGGCAGCTGGCACAGCTGGTAACAAACATTAGAAAACAAGCTCTGGCAGATCCCGGCAAGAAAACCACCAACAGGA AGAGTAAGAAGGAAGAGAGTGTATTGGAGAATTCTGCTGAGCAGACACTGGAAGAAGAAAAAGGGAACAAAGAGAACCAAAAGACCAACTCAAAACACGACGACAGTCCCAAAAAGTTTAAACCAGCCACTACAGAGGGTTCTGGTGTCGTGTCTGTCAAGGGTCTCAGTAATCTGGGCAACACCTGTTTCTTCAATGCAGTTGTGCAG AATTTATCGCAGACGCAACTTTTGAGACATTTGTTGAACCAGATTACAGATGAGGAGAGCCACCGTCTCGCCATCACACCTGCACTGTCCTCTGACCTG GAGCCTCTTCAGATCCAGCTGGAAAGGCCCAGGTCTCTCACACTGGCTATGTGTGAGCTGCTGAATGAAATCCAGGAGACCAAGAAAGGTGTCGTGACCCCTAAAGAACTCTTCACGCAAGTGTGTACAAA AGCGGCACGGTTTAAAGGCTTTCAGCAGCAGGACAGCCAGGAGTTGCTGCGATACCttctggatggcatgagggcggaGGAAGTGAAA AGAGTAAATTTAGGAATTTTGGATGCTTTGAAAAACGCTGGCAAAATCTTGGAAGCTGAGCAGGCGAAGAAGGTTATAAAAG AGTATGAGAAAAATGGTGCACCAAAGAACTTTGTGGACCAGGTGTTTGGTGGAGAGATGACCAGCACGGTGATGTGTAAAGAGTGCAGAACTTTGTCTCTAGTGACTGAGATTTTTTTGGATCTTTCACTTCCTGTAGCTGATGAG TCTTACAGGAAGAAGAATCAGAAGAAAGTCGTCCAGCATTGCAGCAGCGTCAATGAGGATAGTGACGAGGCCAATACGACTTCTCTGGTCAATGGGAGTGAAGACATGCCAACTGGAGCAGGAAGCAAGTACCAGCAGAAGAAAGCCAAGAAACAGGCCAAAAAACAAGCCAAG AATCAGAAACGACAGCAGAAACTGGGCAGTAAGGTCACTCTGGATGCCCTGACCAATCAGAACGCAGCCAGCAGCACAGATCCAGCGGACGTTCCTGTTCAGAGTGTGTTAGCGAATGGGAGCGCTGATGTAGAAACAGGCGGAAAAACCCAAGAGGATTTGAGCCAATCATCCACTTCGAACACTTCAGCAGAGGAACACGAGAAACCGCCCACACTCTCACAAAAAGATGACAATGATGAGGAACCTGAAGAAGAACCTGCAACTTCAGGCAACAACCGCTTTACTGCTTTATCAGAAGACCAAGACTATGAAGATATGTCTGTGGaaggagaaaaaggggaggaagTGAACGAAGTGGAGGGTGGTGTTGCAGAGGATCGGTTAGTTGAAGAACTGAATACCTTGTCACTAAATGCAACTTCAGAAGGATATCAAAGTGAGACGGAGAATGGAGATGATGCCTTGGAGGATGCTAAGGAATACACAGTGATCAATCGGGATCCTGAGCTTGCGTTTAAATCGATGGCCACCAGGTCGGCGCCAGAGAAGCAGGAGTGCTCGGTGGAGTCCTGTCTATACCAGTTCACTGAGGTGGAACATCTTGCCGAGAAAAACAGGCTGATGTGTGTAACCTGTACAAAACAACAGACTGGACCTAACACCTCAACCG GTTGTAAGAAAGCAGTTTACAGGGATGCACTAAAGCAGATGCTGATCTCCTCTCCTCCACCAGTGCTTACTCTTCACCTGAAAAGATTCCAACAG GTTGCATATAGTGTTTGTAAGGTGAATCGACACGTTCAGTTCCCTCAAATACTTGAtttggcgccattctgctccTTAAACTGCAAG GGTGTAAAAGAAGGCGAGACACAAGTGCTGTACAGCCTTTATGGTATAGTGGAACATAGTGGCACAATGCGCTCTGGACACTACACAGCATATGTCAAATCACGACCTTCCACACAGAACTTTCTAGAAAACGGATCTACTGCTATTT GTAACGGTGAGGCCAGTAAAGGATCCTGGTTCCACATAAGCGACAGCAGCGTCCAACAGGTTACAGAGGCCAAAGTGCAGAGTTCTCAAGCCTACCTCCTGTTCTACGAGAGGATCTCATAA